Proteins from a genomic interval of Microbacterium abyssi:
- a CDS encoding aspartate-semialdehyde dehydrogenase: protein MTRISDSGHSVAIVGATGQVGTVMREILAERSFPIRELRLFSSSRSAGKAIAFGGVDVIVEDVETADPAGVEIALFSAGATASRAYADRFAAAGAVVIDNSSAWRNDPEVPLVVSEVNPHAIDERPRGIIANPNCTTMAVMPVLKPLAEAAGLERLIVSTYQAVSGSGLAGAQELLGQVEGVLAQGDTLRLVHDGAAVDFPQPEKYVAPIAFDVIPLAGSIVDDGLNETDEEKKLRNESRKILELPDLRVAGTCVRVPVFTGHSLSIHAEFADDITPDRAREILASAPGVVLEEVPTPLYAAGKDPSYVGRIRADQSAPENKGLVLFVSNDNLRKGAALNAVQIAELVAARLPVAS, encoded by the coding sequence ATGACCCGTATCTCCGACTCAGGACACTCCGTCGCCATCGTGGGCGCCACCGGCCAGGTGGGCACCGTCATGCGCGAGATCCTCGCCGAGCGTTCGTTCCCGATTCGCGAGCTGCGGCTGTTCTCGTCGTCACGATCCGCCGGAAAGGCGATCGCGTTCGGCGGCGTGGACGTCATCGTCGAGGACGTCGAGACCGCCGACCCGGCCGGCGTCGAGATCGCACTGTTCTCCGCCGGCGCCACAGCCAGCCGCGCGTACGCCGACCGCTTCGCCGCGGCCGGTGCCGTCGTGATCGACAACTCCAGCGCCTGGCGAAACGACCCCGAAGTTCCGCTCGTGGTCAGTGAGGTCAACCCGCATGCGATCGACGAGCGCCCGCGTGGCATCATCGCGAACCCGAACTGCACCACCATGGCAGTGATGCCCGTGCTCAAGCCTCTGGCCGAAGCCGCCGGCCTCGAGCGTCTCATCGTCTCCACCTACCAGGCCGTATCCGGTTCCGGTCTCGCAGGGGCCCAGGAACTGCTCGGCCAGGTAGAGGGCGTCCTCGCCCAGGGCGACACGTTGCGCCTCGTGCACGACGGCGCTGCGGTCGACTTCCCGCAGCCGGAGAAGTACGTCGCCCCGATCGCCTTCGACGTCATCCCGCTCGCGGGATCGATCGTCGACGACGGACTGAACGAGACCGACGAGGAGAAGAAGCTCCGCAACGAGAGCCGCAAGATCCTCGAGCTGCCCGACCTCCGCGTCGCGGGCACCTGCGTGCGCGTGCCGGTCTTCACCGGCCACTCGCTGTCGATCCACGCCGAATTCGCCGACGACATCACGCCCGACCGCGCGCGCGAAATCCTGGCATCTGCACCCGGCGTCGTGCTGGAAGAGGTTCCCACCCCGCTGTACGCGGCGGGCAAGGACCCGAGCTACGTGGGCCGCATCCGCGCCGACCAGTCCGCACCCGAGAACAAGGGGCTCGTGCTGTTCGTCAGCAACGACAACCTCCGCAAGGGCGCGGCACTGAACGCCGTCCAGATCGCCGAACTCGTCGCAGCCCGCCTCCCCGTCGCATCCTGA
- a CDS encoding malate:quinone oxidoreductase, giving the protein MTESVDVVLIGGGIMSATLGTLLHELQPDWKIVAFERLSDVAQESSNPWNNAGTGHAALCELNYMPNNGDGPLDPAKAISINEQFQQSRQFWSSLVEKGVLDAPSTFINATPHMTFVRGEKDVAYLRNRYEVLKEQPLFEGIEFSDDSRVINQWAPLLMQKRRKGEPFAATRVPAGTDVDFGALTHQLFDHLRDAGTQVLTNHEVRSLKKQKDGSWNIKYRNALGHTPGRLNAKFVFVGAGGWALKLLQRSGIPEIKGYGVFPIGGQFLKTTNPAVVSQHKAKVYSQASVGAPPMSVPHLDTRVVDGEASLLFGPFATFSPKFLKNGSILDIVSQVRTHNLWPMLRVAFANPDLITYLLGELTKTHRKKVDSLRIFMPTAKDEDWTLIQAGQRAQVMKKDPKKGGVLQFGTEVVSAADGSIAGLLGASPGASTAVPIMLQLLKSCFPEQYGAWEPALRQLIPTYGQTLNDDPAAADESMSATADALNIAK; this is encoded by the coding sequence GTGACTGAATCCGTCGACGTCGTCCTCATCGGTGGTGGCATCATGAGCGCCACACTGGGCACTCTGCTGCACGAACTGCAGCCGGACTGGAAGATCGTCGCCTTCGAGCGACTGTCCGATGTGGCCCAGGAAAGCTCGAACCCGTGGAACAACGCGGGCACCGGCCACGCGGCCCTCTGCGAGCTCAACTACATGCCGAACAATGGCGACGGACCGCTGGACCCGGCCAAGGCGATCTCGATCAACGAGCAGTTCCAGCAGAGCCGCCAGTTCTGGTCGTCGCTCGTGGAGAAGGGCGTGCTCGACGCGCCCTCGACCTTCATCAACGCCACGCCGCACATGACGTTCGTGCGCGGTGAGAAGGACGTCGCCTACCTCAGGAACCGCTACGAGGTGCTCAAGGAGCAGCCGCTGTTCGAGGGCATCGAGTTCAGCGACGATTCCCGCGTCATCAACCAGTGGGCGCCGCTGCTCATGCAGAAGCGCCGCAAGGGCGAGCCGTTCGCCGCCACGCGCGTGCCTGCGGGCACCGACGTCGACTTCGGCGCGCTCACTCACCAGCTCTTCGACCACCTGCGGGATGCCGGCACTCAGGTGCTCACGAACCACGAGGTCCGTTCGCTCAAGAAGCAGAAGGACGGCAGCTGGAACATCAAGTACCGGAACGCCCTCGGCCACACGCCGGGGCGCCTGAACGCGAAGTTCGTGTTCGTCGGTGCCGGCGGCTGGGCCCTGAAGCTGCTGCAGCGCTCCGGCATCCCGGAGATCAAGGGCTACGGCGTTTTCCCGATCGGCGGTCAGTTCCTGAAGACCACCAATCCGGCGGTCGTCTCCCAGCACAAGGCGAAGGTCTACTCGCAGGCATCCGTCGGAGCCCCCCCGATGTCGGTGCCGCACCTGGACACCCGCGTCGTCGACGGTGAGGCATCCCTGCTGTTCGGTCCGTTCGCGACCTTCAGCCCGAAGTTCCTCAAGAACGGGTCGATCCTCGACATCGTCTCGCAGGTGCGCACACACAACCTGTGGCCCATGCTGCGGGTCGCGTTCGCGAACCCGGACCTCATCACCTACCTCCTCGGCGAGCTGACCAAGACGCACCGCAAGAAGGTCGACAGCCTGCGGATCTTCATGCCGACCGCGAAGGACGAGGACTGGACGCTGATCCAGGCCGGACAGCGCGCGCAGGTCATGAAGAAGGACCCGAAGAAGGGCGGCGTGCTGCAGTTCGGCACCGAGGTCGTCTCGGCGGCAGACGGTTCGATCGCGGGGCTGCTCGGGGCTTCTCCCGGCGCTTCGACGGCCGTGCCGATCATGCTCCAACTGCTCAAGAGCTGCTTCCCCGAGCAGTACGGCGCGTGGGAGCCCGCGTTGCGCCAGCTCATCCCGACGTACGGTCAGACGCTGAACGACGACCCGGCCGCAGCCGACGAGTCGATGTCGGCGACCGCCGACGCCCTGAACATCGCGAAGTGA